From Streptomyces durmitorensis, a single genomic window includes:
- a CDS encoding aminoglycoside adenylyltransferase family protein yields MTQTEATVHLVRETLGTDVVGIYLYGSALLGGLRPHSDIDLFAVVEQPLSTGQRRALVEGLLDLSVRPARGDGARPVELTLVVRRQVTPWRYPPRCAFQYGEWLREEYERGQLPSPVPSPDLAPLITMVLLADTPLAGPPPGEVLAPVPAEDLARAIVAGVPDLLADLASDTRNVVLMLARIWMTLATGTVTSKDAAADWALARLPEAHRPVLAHARTVYVTGAEERWRELGPLVGPYAAHVAGVIEVLAGASSA; encoded by the coding sequence GTGACCCAGACCGAGGCCACCGTCCACCTGGTGCGCGAGACGCTCGGCACGGACGTCGTCGGCATCTATCTGTACGGCTCCGCCTTGCTCGGCGGATTGCGGCCGCACAGCGACATCGACCTGTTCGCCGTAGTGGAGCAGCCTCTGTCGACCGGGCAGCGCAGGGCACTCGTCGAGGGCCTGCTGGATCTCTCCGTCCGGCCCGCCCGGGGAGATGGGGCGCGCCCCGTCGAGCTGACGCTCGTCGTCCGGCGCCAGGTCACGCCCTGGAGGTACCCGCCGCGCTGTGCGTTCCAGTACGGGGAGTGGCTGCGCGAGGAGTACGAGCGAGGGCAGCTGCCGTCGCCGGTGCCGAGCCCGGATCTCGCGCCCTTGATCACGATGGTGCTGCTCGCGGACACGCCGCTTGCCGGGCCGCCCCCGGGCGAGGTGCTGGCTCCCGTGCCCGCCGAGGACCTCGCTCGCGCGATCGTGGCCGGGGTGCCGGATCTGCTGGCGGACCTCGCGTCGGACACGCGCAACGTCGTCCTGATGCTGGCCCGGATCTGGATGACTCTGGCGACCGGGACCGTGACGTCCAAGGACGCCGCGGCCGACTGGGCGCTTGCCCGACTCCCTGAGGCCCACCGGCCCGTGCTCGCCCACGCCCGGACCGTGTACGTCACGGGGGCGGAGGAGCGCTGGCGGGAACTGGGGCCGCTCGTGGGCCCGTACGCCGCTCATGTCGCCGGGGTGATCGAGGTTCTGGCCGGGGCGAGCTCGGCCTGA
- a CDS encoding chitinase, which translates to MRLRVLAALTATASAGALTLLTLAPNASAEKAEQGKQAAAAEFPVSEAQFNQMFPNRNSFYTYSGLTAALSAYPDFTGTGSDTVRKQEAAAFLANVSHETGGLVHVVEQNTANYPHYCDSSQPYGCPAGNDKYYGRGPIQLSWNFNYKAAGDALNIDLLNNPDLVQNDAAVAWKTGLWYWNTQNGPGTMTPHNAMVNSAGFGETIRSINGSLECDGKNPEQVQSRINNYTRFTGILNVTPGDKLSC; encoded by the coding sequence ATGCGTCTTCGTGTACTTGCCGCGCTGACCGCGACCGCGTCCGCCGGCGCGCTCACCCTCCTGACCCTCGCGCCCAACGCCTCGGCCGAGAAAGCGGAGCAGGGGAAGCAGGCTGCTGCGGCCGAATTCCCGGTCAGTGAGGCCCAGTTCAACCAGATGTTCCCGAACCGGAACTCCTTCTACACCTACAGCGGTCTGACGGCGGCGCTCAGCGCCTACCCCGACTTCACCGGGACCGGCAGCGACACCGTGCGCAAGCAGGAGGCCGCCGCCTTCCTGGCGAACGTCAGCCACGAGACGGGCGGACTGGTCCACGTCGTCGAGCAGAACACCGCGAACTACCCGCACTACTGCGACAGTTCCCAGCCCTACGGCTGCCCGGCGGGCAACGACAAGTACTACGGGCGCGGCCCGATCCAGCTCAGCTGGAACTTCAACTACAAGGCGGCGGGCGACGCCCTGAACATCGACCTCCTGAACAACCCCGACCTCGTGCAGAACGACGCGGCCGTGGCGTGGAAGACGGGCCTTTGGTACTGGAACACGCAGAACGGCCCGGGGACGATGACGCCGCACAACGCCATGGTCAACAGCGCGGGATTCGGCGAGACGATCCGCAGCATCAACGGCAGCCTGGAGTGCGACGGGAAGAACCCCGAGCAGGTGCAGAGCCGGATCAACAACTACACCCGGTTCACCGGGATCCTCAACGTCACCCCGGGCGACAAGCTCAGCTGCTGA
- a CDS encoding cytochrome P450, with protein MSTAQQVPDILSPEFAKNPYPAYQAMRKNAPLFWHEATQSWIISRYEDVERVFKDKGSQFTTDNYDWQIEPVHGKTILQLSGREHSVRRALVAPAFRGSDLQEKFLPVIERNSRELIDTFRHTGSVDLVADYATRFPVNVIADMLGLDKSDHARFHGWYTTVIAFLGNLAGDAEVAAAGERTRVEFAEYMIPIIQERRNNLGDDLLSALCAAEVDGVRMSDEDIKAFCSLLLAAGGETTDKAIASIFANLLMHPEQLEAVRQDRTLIARAFAETLRHTPPVHMIMRQSATDVEVTGGTIPSGATVTCLIGSANRDEQRYSEPDRFDIFRDDLTTTTAFSAAADHLSFALGRHFCVGALLAKAEVEIGVGQLLDAMPDVRLAEGFDPVEQGVFTRGPQALPVRFTPVTA; from the coding sequence ATGTCCACCGCGCAGCAGGTCCCCGACATCCTCTCGCCCGAGTTCGCCAAGAACCCGTACCCGGCCTATCAGGCGATGCGGAAGAACGCCCCGCTCTTCTGGCACGAGGCGACGCAGAGCTGGATCATCTCGCGGTACGAGGACGTCGAGCGCGTGTTCAAGGACAAGGGCTCCCAGTTCACCACCGACAACTACGACTGGCAGATCGAGCCCGTCCACGGCAAGACGATCCTCCAGCTCAGCGGCCGGGAGCACTCCGTGCGGCGCGCGCTCGTCGCACCGGCGTTCCGTGGCAGCGACCTCCAGGAGAAGTTCCTGCCGGTCATCGAGCGCAACTCCCGCGAACTCATCGACACCTTCCGGCACACCGGCAGCGTCGACCTGGTCGCGGACTACGCCACGCGCTTCCCCGTCAACGTGATCGCCGACATGCTCGGTCTGGACAAGTCCGACCACGCGCGCTTCCACGGCTGGTACACCACCGTCATCGCCTTCCTCGGCAACCTTGCGGGCGACGCCGAGGTCGCGGCGGCCGGCGAGCGCACCCGCGTGGAGTTCGCCGAGTACATGATCCCGATCATCCAGGAGCGCCGGAACAACCTGGGGGACGACCTGCTCTCCGCGCTGTGCGCCGCCGAGGTCGACGGCGTGCGCATGAGCGACGAGGACATCAAGGCCTTCTGCAGCCTGCTGCTCGCGGCGGGCGGCGAGACCACCGACAAGGCGATCGCCAGCATCTTCGCCAACCTCCTGATGCACCCCGAACAGCTCGAAGCCGTCCGGCAGGACCGCACCCTGATCGCCCGCGCCTTCGCCGAGACCCTGCGCCACACACCGCCGGTCCACATGATCATGCGGCAGTCGGCGACCGACGTGGAGGTCACCGGTGGCACCATCCCCTCCGGAGCCACCGTCACCTGCCTGATCGGCTCGGCCAACCGTGACGAGCAGCGCTACAGCGAGCCGGACCGCTTCGACATCTTCCGGGACGACCTGACCACGACGACCGCGTTCTCCGCCGCCGCCGACCACCTGTCGTTCGCCCTCGGCCGCCACTTCTGTGTGGGCGCCCTGCTGGCCAAGGCCGAGGTGGAGATCGGCGTCGGCCAACTCCTCGACGCGATGCCCGACGTACGGCTCGCCGAGGGCTTCGACCCCGTCGAGCAAGGGGTGTTCACCCGCGGGCCGCAGGCGCTGCCGGTGCGGTTCACCCCCGTCACCGCCTGA
- a CDS encoding cytochrome P450, with product MTEPTGSPYEQSPPPGCPAHAGAVRLGGLEYQQTPSQLYRSMRREHGAVAPVLLDGDVPAWLVLGYSEVSYVTGHDELFARDSRRWNQWDNIPADWPLLPFVGYQPSVLFTEGEEHRRRAGVITEALEGVDQFELARDSARIADRLIASFAGSGQAELMDAYAHALPMIAAVQMCGMPHEGTDTQQLVDDLRISLDAREGDDPVAAYTRVGERIQLLVKEKRENPGADVTSRMLQHAAGLTDEEIVQDLISIIAAAQQPTANWICNTLRLMLTDDRFALNVSGGRLSVGEALNEVLWLDTPTQNFIGRWAVRDTQLGGRQIRAGDCLVLGLAAANTDPQIWPESHVGPENSAHLSFSHGEHRCPYPAPLLADVIARTAVETLLERLPDLVLAVEPHELTWRPSIWMRGLTSLPVQFTPAAH from the coding sequence GTGACCGAGCCGACCGGATCCCCCTACGAGCAGAGCCCGCCACCCGGGTGCCCGGCCCACGCGGGCGCGGTGCGCCTGGGCGGTCTGGAGTACCAGCAGACTCCTTCGCAGCTCTACCGCAGCATGCGCAGGGAGCACGGCGCGGTCGCGCCGGTCCTCCTCGACGGCGACGTGCCCGCGTGGCTGGTGCTCGGCTACTCCGAGGTCAGCTATGTGACCGGCCACGACGAGCTGTTCGCCCGCGACTCGCGCCGCTGGAACCAGTGGGACAACATTCCCGCCGACTGGCCGCTGCTCCCCTTCGTCGGCTACCAGCCGTCGGTCCTGTTCACCGAGGGCGAGGAGCACCGGCGGCGGGCCGGGGTGATCACGGAGGCCCTTGAGGGGGTCGACCAGTTCGAACTGGCCCGGGACAGCGCCCGGATCGCCGACCGGCTCATCGCCTCCTTCGCCGGCAGCGGCCAGGCCGAGCTGATGGACGCGTACGCGCACGCGCTGCCCATGATCGCTGCGGTCCAGATGTGCGGGATGCCGCACGAGGGCACGGACACGCAGCAGCTCGTGGACGACCTGCGGATCTCGCTCGACGCGCGTGAGGGCGACGATCCCGTGGCGGCGTACACCCGCGTCGGGGAGCGGATCCAGCTCCTGGTCAAGGAGAAGCGCGAGAATCCCGGTGCGGACGTCACGTCGCGGATGCTCCAGCATGCGGCGGGTCTCACCGACGAGGAGATCGTCCAGGACCTGATCTCCATCATCGCGGCGGCGCAGCAGCCGACGGCCAACTGGATCTGCAACACGCTGCGGTTGATGCTGACCGACGACCGGTTCGCCCTGAACGTGTCCGGTGGGCGCCTCAGCGTGGGCGAGGCGCTCAACGAGGTGTTGTGGCTCGACACCCCGACCCAGAACTTCATCGGCCGCTGGGCGGTGCGCGACACCCAGCTCGGCGGGCGGCAGATCCGGGCGGGCGACTGTCTGGTGCTCGGCCTCGCCGCCGCCAACACCGACCCGCAGATCTGGCCCGAGTCGCACGTCGGCCCGGAGAACTCGGCGCATCTCTCCTTCAGCCACGGCGAGCACCGCTGCCCCTACCCGGCTCCGCTGCTCGCCGACGTGATCGCGCGGACCGCGGTCGAGACCCTCCTGGAGCGGCTGCCCGACCTCGTCCTCGCGGTGGAGCCGCACGAGTTGACCTGGCGCCCGTCCATCTGGATGCGCGGCCTGACGTCGCTGCCGGTGCAGTTCACGCCCGCGGCGCACTGA